The following proteins come from a genomic window of Bactrocera tryoni isolate S06 chromosome 1, CSIRO_BtryS06_freeze2, whole genome shotgun sequence:
- the LOC120766619 gene encoding mucin-5AC, with amino-acid sequence MFTHNWLKWPVLIWLLSCCYLLAFTDGQSENAIGAHRVFDKTSFSCSGRPSGYYADVETGCQVYHMCDGLGRQFSYSCPNTTLFQQRMLICDHWYMVNCSRAESDYAANLLIGQRDKPFVNDEENSLRTPRPDLLDRPYAPDYSGESFRDQYKQLPAIQNQIQIGDTPKIQDKFSAVTQSTPGQQHWKIPSPSRTILPPAYEAQISDDSTSQANSGNVQFVPKTQPAPPTVAKTSGRGLSNNRFNSAALHQRGQSGEHEDLGTSHSTRYNTSADLNSAEQPNRKAASFLNKDNVKSTITLTTPTVTTTPSTTTTRAATSTTTSTVVTTNLPYKVPSKVYEPPFLYPIYNENDTVSTRTSLRTSPATPFTTSPALNKFTSTTPIPAPNRPTTLAGKPFTVSNGGVTTKAPTIGGRSQNNLIQTSFGQSSKDIRTPTPAQGFKPPTPRPPVTTTTGVPKSLENSPFDYSIPTTNRLHLPTPFINTSDATGAQVIKPPAKQLLPPHQEFVQHDIATTQGPPIYYEWKMPSNGLEPPKLDPPIGVDGREYPEATFDYNAISGASDNTNAAEQKQISNINAAPPTKAPGENNPTARTPISRSIKETGQPNSVHRVNAEKPKSANTLVVATDRSDTIAVPASDITQLRKDYSVPEYLFPLEPLGRTGYLSTDAYNSFLLKIPEHGDDEPEDHRHWFGENPKCPECHPSFVVPGTCEPCIRR; translated from the exons ATGTTCACACACAATTGGCTAAAGTGGCCAGTTCTAATTTGGCTGCTGAGCTGCTGCTATTTGTTGGCCTTCACTGATGGTCAG AGTGAAAATGCCATTGGTGCTCATCGTGTATTTGATAAAACATCATTCTCCTGTTCTGGACGGCCATCGGGTTACTATGCAGACGTTGAAACTGGCTGTCAG GTGTACCATATGTGCGACGGTTTGGGACGCCAATTCAGCTATTCGTGCCCCAATACGACGCTTTTCCAGCAGCGCATGCTAATCTGCGATCACTGGTATATGGTGAATTGCTCCCGCGCAGAGAGCGACTATGCAGCGAATTTACTAATTG GACAACGGGATAAGCCGTTTGTGAACGATGAGGAAAACAGTTTGCGTACACCCCGCCCTGACCTCTTGGATCGACCTTATGCACCAGATTACTCTGGAGAATCATTCAGAGATCAGTACAAG cAACTTCCGGCGATCCAAAATCAAATACAAATTGGCGATACTCCAAAAATACAGGACAAATTCAGTGCAGTCACACAGTCGACACCGGGTCAGCAACACTGGAAAATACCATCACCGAGCCGCACTATACTGCCACCAGCCTACGAAGCACAGATCTCGGACGACAGCACTTCGCAAGCAAATAGTGGAAACGTACAATTTGTGCCCAAAACGCAACCAGCACCGCCAACCGTAGCAAAGACATCAGGTCGTGGCCTGTCAAACAATCGCTTCAACAGCGCAGCGCTACATCAGCGCGGTCAATCGGGTGAGCACGAGGACTTAGGTACGAGTCACAGTACTCGTTATAATACATCAGCTGATTTGAACTCTGCTGAGCAACCGAACAGAAAAGCGGCAAGTTTCCTTAATAAGGACAACGTTAAAAGTACGATTACTTTGACAACGCCTACAGTTACAACAACTCCATCTACTACCACAACAAGAGCCGCAACCAGCACTACCACTAGTACTGTAGTTACGACAAATTTACCTTATAAAGTGCCATCCAAGGTATACGAGCCGCCATTCCTGTATCCAATTTATAATGAAAATGACACTGTGAGCACAAGGACATCACTACGCACTTCGCCTGCCACACCCTTTACAACCTCACCAGCTCTGAACAAGTTTACATCCACAACTCCCATACCAGCGCCAAACCGGCCAACAACGCTGGCGGGCAAACCTTTCACCGTATCAAACGGTGGTGTGACCACAAAAGCACCCACTATTGGTGGACGTAGCCAGaataatttaattcaaactAGTTTCGGTCAAAGTTCCAAAGATATACGCACTCCTACGCCAGCGCAAGGCTTTAAGCCGCCTACACCTCGTCCACCTGTAACTACAACCACAGGCGTGCCAAAAAGCCTGGAGAACTCTCCTTTTGACTATAGTATTCCTACCACAAATCGTCTTCATTTGCCTACACCTTTCATAAATACGTCGGACGCGACCGGAGCCCAAGTCATCAAACCGCCAGCGAAACAACTTCTGCCCCCACATCAAGAGTTTGTGCAACACGACATTGCTACCACACAGGGGCCGCCCATCTACTATGAGTGGAAAATGCCGTCAAATGGACTTGAGCCACCGAAATTGGATCCGCCAATTGGTGTGGATGGACGCGAATATCCCGAAGCGACATTCGATTACAATGCCATCAGTGGCGCCAGCGATAATACAAACGCGGCCGAGCAAAAGCAAATCTCGAATATCAATGCTGCGCCACCAACAAAAGCGCCGGGTGAAAATAATCCAACCGCACGTACGCCTATTTCGCGCTCCATCAAAGAGACGGGACAGCCAAACAGCGTACACCGTGTAAATGCCGAAAAGCCGAAATCGGCAAATACATTGGTGGTCGCAACAGATCGCTCCGACACAATAGCCGTTCCAGCTTCGGATATCACACAGTTGCGCAAAGACTACTCGGTGCCCGAATATCTATTTCCTTTAGAACCGTTGGGCCGTACTGGCTATTTGTCGACGGATGCGTACAACTCATTTCTACTAAAGATACCTGAACATGGCGACGATGAGCCGGAAGATCACAGACATTGGTTCGGCGAGAATCCTAAATGTCCCGAGTGTCATCCGTCTTTTGTAGTGCCCGGTACTTGCGAACCCTGTATACGGAGGTAG
- the LOC120782218 gene encoding uncharacterized protein LOC120782218, protein MSCINYPSNYRVIMETPISTISNQPTTAEQPLTPVQCSCQRTFQQPNQHHQSAYPPPQTPQSTQQPPHATPQQQQIQQLHQQQKSSLQQQQQHQQQQQIQLYQQQQQQLQQFVNCLNQQPVEQVSASKSSQQDSQNSQASTVTTAGLFSKAYCIRSTSESGGQLSCRCPFEISISSAHPPARPSYEIRLPSGMASSNYSGRNNLSEEEFYSLSSASSDRDDCMPSAAVKGKAKSGSKTKNRFADCECSPSTQENKTKASANANPPRNVAILQLLREVVQLINQGDENGTGCGCGVATTKMRNIGALGSEESMADNGPFNSGFKITFTPSRKGTSPNQSIAHSEMSEPQPVGQPVNIPLQLPCNLIITPNLLTCAPCSPCVPLSNVAIPPPQKMQITAGSEAPTKSLKKVKVGEKNAEGYCGTKGMPCSCIGDLELIEEIATLALAADPKNRTEPSSQPCEEDSRYGAGATFDISPIVCGKGCPEECTCKQPCLCPVHGFYQPTAMPDDEECECIDADDTGIVTEPSQSQTHVSAAPSATASQRTNQTNKTKSDCTECSCCHCQAMRDKQNCSTIATQNQAKDQCSCSELRFFIDSIIMDLDAMEQARRKKNAEQNTTPTRGRICPRQSFPVTITEVSDLGISSLYVKWVIHDCCGIGGYEIYVDGYLTNRYFHCNHEAAVICDVDVTKAHKIVLVAQPKQSDCSCGDNMENKCKELMRKGDADKMDKANVPPSALWVPSIYLYDPCEKREGTPINRPNL, encoded by the exons ATGTCCTGCATCAACTATCCGTCTAATTATCGGGTAATTATGGAAACACCCATATCCACTATCAGTAATCAGCCAACAACAGCTGAGCAGCCGTTAACTCCGGTGCAATGTTCCTGTCAGCGTACTTTCCAACAGCCAAACCAACATCATCAATCCGCATATCCGCCGCCGCAGACTCCGCAGTCAACACAACAGCCGCCACATGCAacgccgcagcagcagcaaatacAACAATTGCACCAGCAGCAGAAGTCAtcacttcaacaacaacaacaacaccagcaacaacaacaaattcagttgtatcagcaacaacaacagcaattgcaaCAGTTTGTAAACTGCTTAAATCAACAGCCTGTTGAGCAGGTTTCGGCCAGCAAATCCAGTCAACAAGATTCGCAAAATTCGCAAGCTTCTACTGTAACAACAGCCGGTCTTTTCAGCAAAGCCTATTGCATTCGCTCGACATCTGAATCAGGTGGCCAGCTGAGCTGTCGCTGTCCATTTGAAATTTCGATATCCTCGGCACATCCACCGGCAAGGCCGTCCTATGAAATACGTTTACCAAGTGGCATGGCATCGTCAAATTATAGCGGTAGAAATAACTTGAGTGAGGAAGAGTTCTATTCTCTGAGTTCGGCATCTTCAGATCGGGATGATTGCATGCCATCGGCAGCGGTGAAAGGAAAAGCTAAAAGTGGCAGTAAAACAAAGAATCGTTTTGCAGACTGCGAATGCTCGCCATCAACGCAAGAGAATAAGACCAAGGCGAGCGCGAACGCGAACCCTCCACGAAATGTAGCTATACTTCAGTTGCTCCGCGAAGTCGTACAGTTAATcaatcagggtgacgagaacgGTACTGGCTGTGGTTGTggcgttgcaacaacaaaaatgcggAATATCGGCGCACTTGGTTCAGAAGAATCGATGGCCGATAATGGTCCATTCAATTCCGGTTTTAAAATAACATTCACACCAAGCCGTAAAGGTACCAGTCCAAATCAATCGATTGCGCATTCGGAAATGTCTGAGCCACAACCTGTAGGTCAGCCTGTTAATATACCACTACAGTTGCCATGTAATCTGATAATCACACCAAATTTGCTAACTTGTGCACCTTGCTCACCATGTGTACCTTTGTCTAATGTGGCGATCCCACCGCCGCAGAAGATGCAAATCACTGCTGGATCCGAAGCGCCGACAAAGTCTTTGAAGAAGGTAAAGGTTGGCGAAAAGAATGCAGAAGGCTATTGCGGCACCAAGGGCATGCCCTGCAGTTGCATAGGAGATCTGGAGCTAATCGAAGAGATAGCGACACTTGCGCTCGCTGCAGACCCAAAAAATCGCACTGAACCGTCTAGTCAGCCTTGCGAGGAAGATAGTCGATATGGTGCAGGCGCAACTTTTGATATTAGTCCGATTGTTTGTGGCAAGGGTTGCCCTGAAGAATGCACCTGTAAGCAGCCATGCCTTTGTCCGGTACACGGCTTCTACCAACCGACTGCCATGCCTGATGACGAAGAATGCGAATGCATAGACGCCGATGATACTGGAATAGTCACAGAACCGAGTCAATCCCAAACTCATGTCTCCGCCGCACCATCCGCCACTGCCAGTCAGCGTACGAACCAAACGAACAAAACGAAAAGTGATTGTACCGAATGCAGCTGCTGCCATTGCCAGGCGATGCGTGATAAACAAAACTGTTCCACCATTGCAACTCAGAATCAGGCGAAGGACCAATGCAGTTGTAGTGAGCTG cGATTTTTTATCGATTCCATTATAATGGATCTGGATGCCATGGAGCAAGCGCGACGCAAGAAAAATGCCGAACAG aataCGACACCTACACGTGGTAGGATCTGCCCGCGTCAAAGCTTCCCCGTTACAATCACAGAAGTCTCCGACCTAGGCATCTCTTCGCTATACGTCAAATGGGTGATCCACGACTGCTGTGGAATTGGCGGCTATGAG ATCTACGTCGACGGTTATTTAACGAATCGTTATTTCCACTGTAATCACGAAGCGGCTGTGATTTGCGATGTCGATGTCACGAAGGCGCACAAGATAGTGCTAGTTGCACAGCCGAAGCAAAGCGACTGCAGCTGCGGTGACAACATGGAGAACAAGTGCAAGGAGTTGATGCGTAAGGGCGATGCCGATAAAATGGACAAAGCGAACGTGCCACCTTCGGCACTCTGGGTGCCCAGCATTTATTTATACGATCCTTGTGAGAAAAGGGAGGGAACGCCGATCAATCGCCCCAACCTTTGA